A region from the Brassica napus cultivar Da-Ae chromosome C8, Da-Ae, whole genome shotgun sequence genome encodes:
- the LOC106411775 gene encoding probable protein S-acyltransferase 14 has product MHRSGTAMAWNVFKFCTALRGLGSIMILLVLGVVGVTYYAVVLTNYGPALSQGGVDSFVALTILVLFHVLLAMLLWSYFSVVFTDPGAVPANWRPASDEERGESDPLTSLEFVGLQTDSSNPRVRFCRKCNQPKPPRCHHCSVCGRCVLKMDHHCVWVVNCVGALNYKYFLLFLFYTFLETTLVTLVLMPHFIAFFSDEEIPGTPGTLATTFLAFVLNLAFALSVMGFLIMHISLVAGNTTTIEAYEKKTSARWRYDLGRKKNFEQVFGMDKRYWFIPGYTEEDLRRMPELHGLEYPSKPDFDSQ; this is encoded by the exons ATGCATAGATCTGGTACTGCAATGGCGTGGAACGTGTTCAAGTTCTGTACGGCCTTACGAGGTCTCGGATCCATCATGATCTTGCTAGTTCTCGGTGTTGTCGGTGTTACCTATTACGCCGTCGTTTTGACTAATTATGGACCTGCTCTCTCTCAAGGAGGCGTTGATTCCTTTGTTGCTCTCACCATCCTTGTCCTCTTCCATGTCCTC CtggcgatgcttttgtggagcTACTTCTCTGTTGTTTTCACTGATCCTGGTGCTGTCCCTGCTAACTGGAGGCCAGCTAGTGATGAAGAGAGAGGTGAATCTGATCCGTTAACTAGTCTGGAGTTTGTCGGTTTAcagacagattcttcaaaccCTAGAGTTAGGTTCTGTAGGAAGTGCAATCAGCCAAAACCTCCACGTTGCCATCATTGTTCTGTTT GTGGTAGATGTGTGTTGAAGATGGATCACCACTGCGTTTGGGTTGTTAACTGTGTAGGAGCATTGAATTATAAGTACTTCCTTCTTTTcttg TTCTACACATTTTTAGAGACGACTCTTGTGACTTTGGTTCTTATGCCGCACTTTATAGCCTTCTTTAGTGATGAAGAGATACCTGGAACACCAGGCACTCTCGCTACTACTTTCCTTGCATTTG TTTTGAATTTGGCATTTGCTTTGAGCGTGATGGGTTTCTTGATCATGCACATTTCTTTGGTTGCTGGCAACACCACAACTATAGAG GCATATGAGAAGAAAACAAGTGCAAGATGGCGGTATGACCTGGGCAGAAAGAAAAACTTTGAACAG GTATTTGGAATGGATAAGAGATACTGGTTCATCCCAGGATACACTGAGGAAGATCTAAGGAGAATGCCTGAGCTGCATGGACTTGAATACCCTTCCAAGCCTGACTTTGATTCCCAGTAA